Within Thermus sp. CCB_US3_UF1, the genomic segment GTGATGCTGGAGGAGATCAAGCAGGCCCCCGATACCCTGGAGGTCACCCTGTACGGCTACCGCCGAGAGGACGCCGAGGCCATCCGCCGCGCCCTTTAGAGGGAGGATCCCCCTTCTAGGGGGCCCTCCCCTCCCCCTGGCCCTGGGGGGCTTCGGCCTTAGGGAAGTACCCCGCGGCCAGGGCCTCGAGGTCCCCCACCCCCACCTTGCCGTCCCCGTTCAGGTCCCCCTTGAGCCCCTGGCCCTCCTTGCCCCAGTTCTGGGCCAAAGCCCAAAGCTCGCCGAAGGCTTTACCCCGGGGGAGGGGCTGCCCCAGGGGCTTCCCCTCCTTGTCGTAGAGGACCACCCGGGGGCTCAACCTGGGGAGCACGGGCTTCTTGGGGGTGAGGAGGAGGCGGAAGGCCTCCTGGTCCTTAAGGGGCCGGGGAAAGGCCATGTCCAAGCGCAGGAGGCCCGTGGCGGGATCGTAGTCCAGGAGGTAGGCGGGGCCCACCCCCCGTAAGCCCTTCAGATCGGGTTCCAGATCGGCCAGGCCCACCTCCAGCTGGAAACCCACCGCCTCCCGCACCTCCACCCGGCCCAGAAGGAGGAAGGGGCCCTCCACCTGGGCGGGAGGGACCACCAGGGTGAGCCGGGGCGGCGGGGGGTCGGAAACCGTCAGGGTCAGCTTCTGCACCCGGCTGTTCTTGGCCCCGTCCTCCACGGTGAGGGTAAGGGGGAACTGGCCCTTTTCCCGGGGCACCCCCTGGATCCTCCCCCCCTGGAAGACGAGGCCCTGGGGCAGCTTGCCCTCCAGGGCAAAGGTGTAGGGCCGCACCCCGCCCTCGGCGCTGAAGAGGGCGGTGTAGCTCTCCCCCAGGTAGGCGGGGGGCAGGGTGGCGCCGGTAAGGCGCAAGGGCTCGGTTCCCACCCCCGTGGGGTCCTGGGCGCCGCAGGCGGCAAGGAGGAAGGCAAGGGGCCAGAACTTCCGCATAGGGCCAGTCTAGCGGGTATAGTTGAAGGCATGGTTAAGCCGGACTGGTGGATCCGGGAGATGGCCCAAAAGGGCATGATTGAGCCCTTTGAGGAGCGCCTGGTGCGGGAAGGGGTGATCAGCTACGGCCTCTCCTCCTTCGGCTACGACCTCCGCGCCGCTCCGGAGTGGAAGATCTTCACCAACGTCTTCTCCACGGTGGTGGACCCCAAGGGCTTTGACCCCCGGAGCTTCGTGGAGTACGAGGGGGAGGAGGTCATCATCCCCCCCAACTCCTTCGCCCTTACCCGGAGCATCGAGTACATCCGCATGCCGGAAAACGTGATCGCCATCGCTTTGGGCAAGAGCACCTACGCCCGTTGCGGCATCGTGGCCAACGTCACCCCCCTGGAGCCGGGCTGGGAGGGGCACGTCACCCTGGAGATCTCCAACACCACCCCCTTGCCCGCCAAGGTCTACGCCGGGGAGGGGATCGTGCAGATCCTCTTCCTGGAGGGCCCCAGGCCCGAGGTCACCTACAAGGACCGCAAGGGCAAGTACCAGGGGCAGAAGGGCATCACCCTGCCCCGGGTGTAGGCTATGGGGGTGCGCGCGTTTCTCCTCTCCCTCCTCTTCCTCCTTGGCGCCTGCAAGGGTGAGAGCATGAAGCCCCTTCCCTACCTTTCCCCGACCCCGGTCCGCAGCTTCAAGACCCCCGAGGCGGTGCTGGAAGCGGGCAAGGACTACTACGCCCGCCTCAAGACCACCAAGGGGGAGATCCTCCTGGACCTCCTGGAAAAGGAAGCCCCCAACACGGTGAACTCCTTCGTCTTTCTGGCCCTCCACCGCTACTTTGAGGGCGTGGTCTGGCACCGGGTCATCCCCGGGTTCGTGGCCCAGACCGGGGACCCCACGGGCACGGGCCGGGGCGGACCGGGGTACGCCTTTGGCCTGGAGATCGCCCCGGGCCTGGCCTTTGACCGGGAGGGAATGGTGGGCATGGCCCGCACCCAGGACCCCAACTCCAACGGGAGCCAGTTCTTCATCACCCTGGCCCCCACCCCCCACCTGACCGGGCAGTACACCCTCTTCGCCAAGGTGGTGGAGGGGATGGAGGTGGTGCGCCGCCTGGCCCCCACGGAGGGCCCGGGGGCGGGGGGCGAGCGGGACAGGATCCTGGCGGTGGAGATCCTGGTCAAGGAATGATCCCCGAGGGCACCCGCTTCCTCCTTCCCCCCGAGGCCCGGCTCAAGGCCGGGCTCATGGCCCGGCTGCAGGGGCTTTTCCTGCACCACGGCTACGAGCCCGTGGAGCTCCCGGCCCTGGAGAACCATGATCCCGCCCATCCCCTGGCGGAGCGGGCCTTCAAGCTGGTGGACAAGACAGGGGAGGTGCTCTTCCTGCGGAGCGAGTTCACCACCCTCCTGGCCAAGCTCCTCCGCGGCCAGTTGGGGGAAGGGGTCTACCGCTTCCAGTACGCGGGAGCCCTGTGGCTTAGGGAAGCGGACGCGGAGCTGGGCCGATTGCGGGAGTACACCCAGGTGGGCCTCGAGCTCATCGGGGCCACGGGCCCCCTGGCCGACGCCGAGGTCCTCTACCTGGCCTTCGCCGCCCTGGAGGCCTTGGGCATTGAGGGGGTGGTGGAGGTGGGCCTTCCCGGCCTGGTG encodes:
- a CDS encoding Ig domain-containing protein, whose product is MRKFWPLAFLLAACGAQDPTGVGTEPLRLTGATLPPAYLGESYTALFSAEGGVRPYTFALEGKLPQGLVFQGGRIQGVPREKGQFPLTLTVEDGAKNSRVQKLTLTVSDPPPPRLTLVVPPAQVEGPFLLLGRVEVREAVGFQLEVGLADLEPDLKGLRGVGPAYLLDYDPATGLLRLDMAFPRPLKDQEAFRLLLTPKKPVLPRLSPRVVLYDKEGKPLGQPLPRGKAFGELWALAQNWGKEGQGLKGDLNGDGKVGVGDLEALAAGYFPKAEAPQGQGEGRAP
- the dcd gene encoding dCTP deaminase, with the translated sequence MVKPDWWIREMAQKGMIEPFEERLVREGVISYGLSSFGYDLRAAPEWKIFTNVFSTVVDPKGFDPRSFVEYEGEEVIIPPNSFALTRSIEYIRMPENVIAIALGKSTYARCGIVANVTPLEPGWEGHVTLEISNTTPLPAKVYAGEGIVQILFLEGPRPEVTYKDRKGKYQGQKGITLPRV
- a CDS encoding peptidylprolyl isomerase — encoded protein: MGVRAFLLSLLFLLGACKGESMKPLPYLSPTPVRSFKTPEAVLEAGKDYYARLKTTKGEILLDLLEKEAPNTVNSFVFLALHRYFEGVVWHRVIPGFVAQTGDPTGTGRGGPGYAFGLEIAPGLAFDREGMVGMARTQDPNSNGSQFFITLAPTPHLTGQYTLFAKVVEGMEVVRRLAPTEGPGAGGERDRILAVEILVKE